The genomic interval attttatttgttttgttttttaataaatcaataataattagaaaaaaaaacattttattgatctGGCAGTTTGTCCAGAAAGTTTCATACTTATCTGTATTTCatgatttagtttgtttattttattttaaatatattatttttagtaaaAGACTACTTAAATTTACATTTGCTAACAGACTTGGCACGTGACCACCGctactacttaaaaaaaaaaatctaacgaGTTTAGAATCACCACCGAGTGTCGCCTAGCAACCGTTGCTACTTGTGTGGTGAATATTGGGgggaaaaatactttttcacTTTGCATATTTAGTGAGTTTAATCACACCTATCCGCCCCTGTCAGCTGTTAAAATTAAGCTTAAACCCTTtgccacatttatttttttgagacAGTATAATTTATATCTGTTATTATTCTCAAGCAGTTTAAGGCTATTTTAGAAGAAGAAGCAGGGCCCAgggtagttttttgtttttctcccccttgtttaaaaaaataaatacagagttCACAAATATAGTAAAGGTTAACAGAAATTACTATTCATATTACATACAATGCGGTGGGCGACCATTTTTcgcggggggggggggactgcaATGTAATATTATAATCGGCTACAATTTGGTATGAGGTTTTTCTAACTGTTGTGACTGAAGTATAGCATCAGATGGTCCGTCTTGCTTCGTTTAATAATGAGCGGGGCAGAGAGGTGAGTTTTCACAGCTTGAATGCAGTGGTTATGCTCATGCTCAGATACGTAGACAGTGACTTCATACTCATTTTTCAATGCACGTCCATCGGCTGTCGCTCCCCTGTTGCAGTGGATATATcgccattttttttaatgctccgTGTATGTGTTAGGATTTTAACAGACATGTAAGGAAACGCACTTGCGCTTGTCGAAGATCTGCCGCTGAGGACGTTTTGTTCTCTCTTCATAGCGGTCTGTTCACTTACAATCATATTGCTTCAAATTGAAGACGGGCTGTGATCAGATAATGATGATGGATACACGATCGATTACAGGTGGTATGATATGTTTTCTCATTGTTAGAGTTGcccattttaacattttaaattgatatTCATTTGGAAAATTGTGATGTGCGAggattttgtttggattttagcTGTGTCTTGGGGGCGTGGGGGTTGTAAGGTGCAAATGCCCAAAATCAGTGCTGCATAGCCTATAGTTTGTAACATGTAGACCAAAGAACTGTAAGcatgtaaaattatttttaaattaactccGAATTGCTTAATTTCCTGCATTTAATATAATAAACGGCACATTAAGTAACAGCTTCCTTTGTATCCTTTGTAGCTCTCTTCAGAGGTGGCAGCAATGGCGGAAGAAACGGTGCAATATACACCTGCCATATACAGGAATCATGCTAAAAGTGATGACGGTGGAATCCTTATAAATTTCCAACAATACAATGAACACCACCTTTCTACCATCAGACCTGGTGGATGTGCCAAAACAGCAGACTTTCAATGGCACCCCAGGCACACACACCCCTTCAGGTTGGGCCGTGATCCACACTGCAACTTTGACCTTTTgctccctcctcctcatctttatattttttttgggCTCTTATGGCAACCTTGTGGTGTTCCTGTCTTTTTTTGATCCAGCGTTTCGCAAGTTCCGCACCAACTTTGACTTCATGATCCTCAATCTATCCTTCTGCGACTTGTTCATTTGCTGTGTGACTGCTCCCATGTTTGCACTAGTGCTGTTCCTGGATGCAGGCGGAGGGGATGGTGTATCAAAGAGTTTCTGCTTTGCCTTCCACCTGACGAGCTCAGGCTTTATCATCATGTCCCTGGAGACTGTAGCGGTCATTGCCTTGCACAGGCTGCGCATGGTTTTGGGGCAACAGCCCAACCGAACCGCATCCTTCCCCTGCACACTGGCCCTCACTGCCCTGCTATGGACATCCAGCTTCACCATGGCGGCTCTTCTTACAATGCGGGCATACCCACGAAGAGATGGGCCCTGTTTACCGCACTTTGGCCTGGGAGGTGGACAGGCCAGAGTTGTATTGTATGTCTACTTGGCAGACTTTGCCTTCTGTGTTgctgtggtgtgtgtgtcttaTCTGATGATTGCTCGGACACTGAGGAAGAATGCCCAAGTGAGGAAATGTCCCATCATCAGTGTAGATGCCACATGCCCgccacctcctccccctcttaTTGCAGCTGGCTTTGAGAGCATGCAGTGTGCTGTTCAAGGCCCCTCTCTGTACCGCAATCAGACTTATAATAAACTGCAAAATGTACAGACACACTCTCATACTAACAGGAGCAACCAAGCTGTAGTTCCAGGGGCAGCCCAAGGAGCCACCTGCTGTCAGCTGGTCTCTTCAGTCAACTTGGCCACGGCCAAAGACTCCAAGGCTGTCGTGACCTGTGTAgttattgtgttttctgtgctgCTATGTTGCTTGCCAATGGGGGCTTCACTGGCGCAGGATGTTTTGTCTCCTAAAAGTAGCTTTGCACACTACCAGTTTGAACTATGTGGCTTTGTGCTAATTTTTCTCAAATCTGGTATTAATCCATTTGTGTATTCACGCAACAGCGCAGGCCTCCGCCGCCGTGTGCTGTGCTGCATTCAGTGGGCTGCACTGGGCTTTCTCTGCTGCAAGCAAAAGACTCGCCTGCATGCAATGGGGAAGGGCAGCCTGGAAGTCAATCGCAATAAATCTTCCCATCATGAGACCAATTCAGCTTATGTTCTGTCACCCAAGCCGCAGAGAAGGCTGGTGGATCAGGCTTGTGGACCCAGTCACTCTAGGGAGTGTGGTGGTAGTCCTAGAGCCACAGGTGTGCGCAAGCCTCGTCTCCCAAGTACCTCTACACCAATCAACACCCGCATCGAACCCTACTATAGTATATACAACAGCAGTCCCTCTGCAGGTCCAAGCTCCCCCACCAGCCTGCAGCCTGTCAGCTCTCAGACATTTGCCTTTGTCAAGTCCTATGTAGCCATGCACTACCACACTCACCAAGACGCACTGCAAGACTTTGACAGCACCTCAGCACATCAGATTCCTATTCCTTCAGTCTAGTCATGGGACAGAAAGGCTTGGACAATCTTACCATGGATTTAAATCAAATGTGACTAAAAAGAGGAACATAAATACAGCTTGTTGTATTTGAAATTATTAGCTTTGTATCATCCTACAAGACATACTACCAGAGGAATAAGTTTTGCCACTGAAATTAAAACCCAAGTTCTATTATGAAAAGTGTTTGATCCAAAAGGTTACTGTTTTTGAGTTGCCTCTTTGAATTTCGTTGCTCTCACTGATAGTTTCACATCAATCTTCCTTTATGTTGTGAACACACGTGCTATTGTAACACACATCTGTGGAGGTTTTATCACTGTTGCCAAAGACAGCAGCGGCTGCAGCATCAGGCGGCCCTAACCCTGCACAAGCCCACTCATGGCTGTCGGCGGCATGTGATTGCACCTTGATGGACTTCTGCTTCTGAAgattaatgtatttgtgagccTCATAcactttttaacacaataaatgTTTGGCAAGTGCAAGGTATctgtattttgacttttttaaccagcttttaaaatatgaaaaatatttctttgcaaACCAAAGTAGACTTTGCTGTCatacaaaatgtacaaattatGCTGTTGGAAAAGCTGAAAACatcacttttctttttgcatatatttaataaaactgatgattcAAAGCAGTAACAGCAGCTACATCCCTAGTTTAGGCTTAAATAGGCAGGAATTGATATTAGCAGTAATAATTCATTAGCAGCATTTCTTAGTTGTGGTGTTATcaagacagaaaacaatattattactgttatcttaaataaaagaaagatgtAAATGGAGATTATTCAACATGTAGCATCAGTGTCCTCTAGTGGGCTGAAATTTGCTATGGCAGCTACACATCCTGAAAAGATGACAAGTAAACACATATCCCTTTATTTACTATGTAAAAGAAATTCGTGGTCATGGCGTCTTCATTTCTTTCAAAACATAGTTTTCTATTCTGTAGTAATACAACACTATTAATGAagttttatggtttcttttttattcttttcttacaattacattttttcttctctgataCAGCAGTGAAAAGGATCCCTGTGTGGATCTTCATAAAACCACAGAATACCTCTTAAATGAACCCAAACATTCTGTACATTCTGCAAACTTAAGCAAAATTTTAATCACTCACTTCCATTGTTATGCCACAGCAACCTCTAATACATAAATTACACTCACTCATCCAGTAAACTGAGACAGCACACAATCTCCCTGCTGCAAAACATTGCCAGACTcgccttttttcccctcatatCTATAAGTACAAAGTGGCACAACCAAGCAGTGTATCATTTTATATCTCTcacacagacgcacacacaTCCAGACATTAAAGACAATAAACCGCCATGAACAGCGTTGATTCCCCTGTGAAATAACAAACCCCctaattcatcttttttttttaaaaaaaaacttgcaatTAATCAGCGTGAAGAGAAGCATAGATATGTAATTGAGgcaacattttcatttggaGTGAGTCATAAGCTCTGTTTCACTCTTTGCGCTATAACTAGCCTGTTGGACTCAGTTGATGTAGCTTCACCAGCTGCACATTTCAGGATTAAGGCTGTGCTCCTCGGCTTTTATAAAGTCCAGCCTCAAGATCAGGTTGAACCTCAGTTTTGGCTCTGTCCACACTGGCATCTTCAACCAATCAGACTTCTGATCAAATTACGTGTACTCTTGTCCTTCATGTGCTTCATATGATACTTGTCAGTCTAACTGGAGATTGACAGAAGTCCGTGTTCATCAGCTGTGTCAAGAATTCTGCATATGACTGGAGATTCAACCTATAAAAAACAAGGGGAAAATAGATGTAAATAACCCTAAATATGATGTCAGTCATATAAGTTGGCAAAATAGCTTTGTGCAGATTAGTGTAGTAACTGTGTTTATAAGCTCTGATGTGTAACTACACTGTAGTTACACATTAGGAGCTTAAAGCCATaccatgtttaaaatgaaatttcagGGTATATCATGTCATTTAGGGTCATAGCATGACAAAGAAGCACGCTATCTATTTTGGAGTTTAGTTTGGGACTCGAGTGATATGCAAAGTACCAAGCAGGCAAAATGCAACCAcagaaatgtattaaaaaatgaagGGCTAGCACATGAAGTGGAAAAAATAGCATTTACAACAGTGGCATGAAAGTGCGTTGTAGCAAACAATTATGTTACCAGTTACACCCATGTTTAACTGTTATTTCTTATGTTTTGCTGTCAAATATTATACACCTGTTTACCTTAAAGCTTGAATGTCAATGTAGATTCTGTCATCTCTATCCGTGGTTCCTAACCTGTTTTCCTTGACAAcacccttcatgcaaatactaaaaagctgtggaccccctgccccacccagTGCTGAAACCATACtcggttttatgctttcattagcaagtttctcaccataaatactgtattctggctgagtcctgtccttcgcTGAAGCAATTAACAAGATAtagcattttttaattttttttattgggacaaatcatctgctctgtggtgttgagacatgttttctttattaaatgttgaaaGAAAGATCAAGGTTACCGAGACACGCATGTAGTGTTCCACTACTATAGCTCCACCGGCTCCCAAAACGCCGGTTCCACGTGAACAAAATGtccagatgattaaaaaaaataaacttgagCGGACAGTTAAACTAGCCTCTATGCGGACATGgtcttcatttttaaatcacaatGGGTCTGAATGGTCAAAGGACAGTATACATCTTAAGTGCTGTATTGTTTCCTATATACTGCCTGGTGTTTTAATTGGACTGTGCCCTAAAGAATGTCATCATGAATATGAATATTCTACACACAACTCATGTATTGTCTTATTTAGAATAACGTAAATAGTGGAACATTGCGGTGTATGTGCACTTATTGGGGTCACATGTGTGTCGCTAGGTGCCATGTTTGTACAGTCTCAGTCCTCCATGTGAAaggccaaaaaataaaatcaaatcccTCAGTGGAAAGTGTTGTGATATTAAGGATTGGGACATCACACCTAAGAGAATTTTAAGTTTCGATGTGGGCTTGCTGTGGTGAAACTGTTAGAGAAATGAACTACAAAGACTAGATCAAATACTTTGCTCCATGTTTCATACAGGTTTTATGAAAAGTGttagaaaatgaatgactgCTCACTCACACTTATCTACATGAATCCCAGTCAGCATTACtataaaaattattaatcaGCTTTTTTAATGTAGCAGCTGCAAAGACATGTGAACCCTCATTATCTTTACTCCTTTTGTATCAAATTGTCCAGTGTACCCTGTGGTAAAGAAAGATAAGGAAGAAACACATTGACTTTGCATTTAGAGAATTGGACCAGGTCTTATCATGGCTGCTACTTGCATACCTCTGGGTCTTTTCACTCGgtttgaaattaattaaaccccccccaaaaaaaaccacAATTCCACCTCAGGATTAAGGATAGTCTTATCGACAATGACCCATATGATAATGATTATCAGGCTAATGACCCTACAAGATGTCAAATGTCTCACTACTCACATCATATCTAACtgtaaattacatttatttcagcGACTGTGGCTACAAGTAAACTTACCCCAAGGATGTACTGGCAAGTCTGAGGCTCCAGCATATAGACTGTGACGGCGTGGGGAGACTCAGACTCCTTACATCtgacagagagaagagaaaTTATGCAAGTTAATCTAACGTGAAATGGTGAGGCATTATGTTATTCATGTATTAACATGACAGAAAGCTGTTGTTCCTGCCCCCCTCATGACATTTCACTCACTTCAGCTTGACGATGACCTGTCTGGGCTTCCCGGTCAGATCACACACGTCCCCATGGCCATAAAAGTGGGAAACCAACCTATTATGTTGCATAGAAAAGTCgacagaggaaaaaataataGGGAAGACAAATTAATTTGCACCAAAGCTAAGTTTAAAGGGGACATaatagataaagataaaaaacaattcTTTGCTTGAGAGGATATAAATATATGGCTGTCTTAAGTCCTACCAGCTCACAACCTCATATACAACATGGCACTTTGTTGGGACtccttataaaaatatttaatcacacTCATGATTCAGCCTCCTCATCTTTTATTTCTAACTttacatagtaaaaaaaaaaaaaaaaaaagatgtgacatttgctgtttttgttttgcaagaGTAAACAACAATACCTCATCAGCAATTATACAGTTTACatagtaaataaatgtgctaaTAATCCTCTACCAATgcttaaatgttgttttttttttttattccaactAGGAATGGAGACTTCAAATTAGCTTTCGTAAACATTTTCTTAGGTGGAAATGGCACATTTTGTATATTCAACATGACTCACAACAAAACAGGGAACAGTAACAGCTGTCTGTGGCTTAACTGCAAAGGAAAGAAAtacttttctttcagtttggCGTTCAGGAGTCTGAGCTCGGTTTTCTTTGTATGCTGGGGTAAATTCAAAtggttaaataaaagatttgCGGGTAACGGAGTGTAATTGGTGTCCAAATTGAAATTTTTATAGCAGCTTGAAAATGTATGACAAATCTTAGTAGAGTGGAGCCGAACTGCTCACTTGAAAGCCCAAAACAAGCTGCTTTAAAGAGAAATGTGAATTTAAAGCGTTTTTTCAAAGGAAATTTGTCAAAGTTTACCCTGAAAAAAGTCCTGATAtatcacatttaaaatactttaaatggCTTACTTGACTTTCTGTACTCCGTCATCTTTAAGATGGTAGGATCGGGCAACGTTCTTCTTGGCCCAGTCGATGTGCTCCTCTGCATTCCAGTTTCCCACAACCACAATGTTTTTTCCTTGCTCTTTGTCCTAAGACACCGAAGCACATTTTAATCAGAAAATAAACGCAAACAAATGCCCCTAACATCGTCTCTATtttgcaagtacacattttctatCAATCTGTGATGAGCTTTTTACATTAATGAAACAGGTCCTACACAAACTGGAAAAGAGTGAGTCTTACCTCATGGTACTGATAGACGTGCTTTCCGTAACAGAATTCATACTTCCACCATCCCACCCCCTGAAACACAGACATTAGGATCACTACACACCACTGCATATTGACTGAAATAAAACCCGAGTACCACAGACAAACATGTCTCACCCCATGCAGACAGTACGAGCCACTGAGGAACTCCTTGATCAGCTGGTCATCTGTCAAACGAGAGATGTGAGTGGTGCCGACGGTGACCTGAGACTGTCCTCCCACAGTCATGGGTTTGTGAGTAGAGGTGAAAGCTTCCTCTCTAACTGGTGCCACCTCCTCCTAAGACATGTGAATAATTTACATGAGCCCTGTGTCATTTTGTACAAgtgaaagtttttctttgtacacAGATGCAGCACCTCTCTGGTGTCGGTGCTGAAAGGTGGCTTAAGCTGCTCCTCTTGCTCCTTGTCT from Melanotaenia boesemani isolate fMelBoe1 chromosome 16, fMelBoe1.pri, whole genome shotgun sequence carries:
- the gpr75 gene encoding probable G-protein coupled receptor 75, with translation MNTTFLPSDLVDVPKQQTFNGTPGTHTPSGWAVIHTATLTFCSLLLIFIFFLGSYGNLVVFLSFFDPAFRKFRTNFDFMILNLSFCDLFICCVTAPMFALVLFLDAGGGDGVSKSFCFAFHLTSSGFIIMSLETVAVIALHRLRMVLGQQPNRTASFPCTLALTALLWTSSFTMAALLTMRAYPRRDGPCLPHFGLGGGQARVVLYVYLADFAFCVAVVCVSYLMIARTLRKNAQVRKCPIISVDATCPPPPPPLIAAGFESMQCAVQGPSLYRNQTYNKLQNVQTHSHTNRSNQAVVPGAAQGATCCQLVSSVNLATAKDSKAVVTCVVIVFSVLLCCLPMGASLAQDVLSPKSSFAHYQFELCGFVLIFLKSGINPFVYSRNSAGLRRRVLCCIQWAALGFLCCKQKTRLHAMGKGSLEVNRNKSSHHETNSAYVLSPKPQRRLVDQACGPSHSRECGGSPRATGVRKPRLPSTSTPINTRIEPYYSIYNSSPSAGPSSPTSLQPVSSQTFAFVKSYVAMHYHTHQDALQDFDSTSAHQIPIPSV